The nucleotide window TTGGGTGCAAGAAATGGAATCAGTAGATCATTTGCATTAAAAGATTACACTACAGTAATGGTATCTGTAGGCTACGAGTGGAAAAAATTCTCTATCCAGGGGAAAGTTGGGAACCTGTTTGATGTCGTGAATTACAATGTTCACGAAAATTACTCAGTGAATCCGATCACTCCAAGAAACTACTATTTTACATTGACATACAAACTCTAGAGTTTATATAATTCTTTCATGAAAGTGGAAATTGCATTGTTGCAGTTTCCACTTTTGAAATTTTAAAATAAAAACAAAACAAGATATGGATAAGATTAAAGACACAAGAAGTTTTATGAGAGTTACACACCGCTATCTGGGGTATTTCCTTGCTGGAATTATGGCGGTATACTCAATAAGCGGAATCCTTCTGGTATACAGAGATACTGATTTCCTTAAGAGCGAAAAGAAATATGAAAAAAACATCGCTGCCAATCTTTCTGAAAAAGAACTGAAAAAGGAACTTAAGATGAAAGGCCTTGAGGTTGAAAAAACAGAAGGAAGTATCCTTTATTTTAAACAAGGAACTTATGACAGTGCAACCGGAAAAGCGAAGTACACCAAAAAAGAATTACCATTCGTATTAGACAAAATGGTTTCTCTCCACAAATCTCAATCTAAAGATGCCATATCGCCCCTGAGTGTATTCTTCGGAGTTTCACTTTTCTTTTTCGTGATCTCAAGTTTCTGGATGTTTAATCCCAAAACAAAGGCTTTCAAACGCGGAATCAGGTTTACCATTGCCGGACTCATTATTTCTATCATTCTTCTATTTATTTAAGAAACTATACGTTTATGCAATTAATGATCTGCCACCTATTCTTACCATTTTCATTTTAAAAACCTTATTTCATTATCTTTATCATTATCATATCTTCAACTAATATGTTAAAAAGATAAAATATATCTCACTGAC belongs to Chryseobacterium gleum and includes:
- a CDS encoding membrane protein, whose product is MDKIKDTRSFMRVTHRYLGYFLAGIMAVYSISGILLVYRDTDFLKSEKKYEKNIAANLSEKELKKELKMKGLEVEKTEGSILYFKQGTYDSATGKAKYTKKELPFVLDKMVSLHKSQSKDAISPLSVFFGVSLFFFVISSFWMFNPKTKAFKRGIRFTIAGLIISIILLFI